In a genomic window of Streptomyces sp. NBC_01142:
- a CDS encoding VOC family protein, with the protein MIDHISVQVDDPAASAAFYDRVLTPLGGKRLLDFGDVIGYGTTQPTFWIGPVTTEGRAREVHIAFTAADREGVRAFHAAAVAAGAEVLHEPRVWPEYHPSYYGAFVRDLDGNNVEAVCHVAE; encoded by the coding sequence ATGATTGACCACATCTCGGTACAGGTGGACGACCCGGCGGCCAGTGCCGCCTTCTACGACCGTGTGCTGACCCCGCTCGGCGGCAAACGGCTGCTCGACTTCGGGGACGTGATCGGTTACGGCACGACGCAGCCGACCTTCTGGATCGGCCCGGTGACAACGGAAGGGCGGGCGCGTGAGGTGCACATCGCCTTCACGGCGGCCGACCGCGAGGGGGTGAGAGCGTTCCACGCGGCGGCCGTCGCGGCAGGGGCGGAGGTGCTGCACGAGCCGCGCGTATGGCCGGAGTACCACCCGTCCTACTACGGCGCGTTCGTCAGGGACCTGGACGGGAACAACGTGGAGGCGGTCTGCCACGTGGCGGAGTGA
- a CDS encoding cytidine deaminase — translation MGRRQVASRHVTIDQELVDVATRLVATRAKGDDHTVAAAARNRDGRVVTGLNVYHFTGGPCAELVVIGAAAGEGAYELTTIVAVADDDRGVLSPCGRCRQVLLDYFPEIEVIVATEEHGLRAVSVQELLPYGYRCSEHP, via the coding sequence ATGGGTCGTAGGCAAGTAGCCTCGCGTCACGTGACCATTGATCAGGAACTCGTGGACGTCGCGACCCGGCTCGTCGCCACCCGCGCCAAGGGCGACGACCACACCGTGGCCGCCGCCGCCCGCAATCGCGACGGCCGTGTCGTCACCGGGCTGAACGTGTACCACTTCACCGGTGGGCCGTGCGCGGAGCTGGTGGTGATCGGCGCCGCCGCGGGGGAGGGCGCGTACGAACTCACCACCATCGTGGCTGTCGCCGACGACGACCGCGGGGTGCTCTCGCCGTGCGGCCGATGCCGTCAGGTACTTCTCGACTACTTCCCGGAGATCGAGGTCATCGTCGCCACCGAGGAGCACGGTCTGCGGGCCGTCTCCGTACAGGAGCTGCTGCCGTACGGCTACCGTTGCTCCGAGCATCCCTAG
- a CDS encoding vWA domain-containing protein, with the protein MSANKIQHKVNHVALVVDCSGSMHQHQSQLVRVVDEFVAGLKAESDSLGHETRISLYSFDHKVENLVWDMDVKHLPSMRGLYKVNNGATALIEASLKSLDDLGHIWEAYGEHSFLQIVVTDGEENASGGDRRHDGDMAILGPWLDKIAAKMGALPGHWTSAILVPNSLAKRTAQNYGFPAGNIAIWDADSQEGVEEAIGTVRAAATSFLRGREQGVRGTKNLFAVGQDISVDDVRANLEPVPADKYRLLKVDTEVEIRSFVDSHPGVTYERGSCYYQLGTRVQVQPDKEVIVVEKDTDRAYTGDAARSLLFGTGVQGTVSVKAGRNPKLEVYVQSRSVNRKLKPKTRLLIML; encoded by the coding sequence TCGTCCGCGTCGTCGACGAGTTCGTGGCGGGCTTGAAGGCCGAGTCGGACAGCCTCGGTCATGAGACCCGGATCAGCCTCTACTCCTTCGACCACAAGGTGGAGAACCTGGTCTGGGACATGGACGTGAAGCATCTGCCGTCCATGCGGGGTCTGTACAAGGTCAACAATGGCGCTACGGCCCTCATCGAAGCCTCTCTGAAGTCCCTGGACGACCTGGGCCACATCTGGGAGGCGTACGGCGAGCACAGCTTCCTCCAGATCGTGGTGACGGACGGCGAGGAGAACGCCTCCGGCGGCGACAGACGACACGACGGCGACATGGCCATCCTCGGCCCCTGGCTCGACAAGATCGCGGCGAAGATGGGTGCGCTTCCGGGGCACTGGACTTCCGCGATCCTCGTTCCGAACTCCCTGGCGAAGCGAACCGCCCAGAACTACGGCTTCCCGGCCGGAAACATCGCCATCTGGGATGCGGATTCCCAAGAGGGTGTCGAGGAAGCGATCGGTACCGTGCGCGCTGCCGCCACCAGCTTCCTCCGTGGCCGCGAGCAGGGCGTGCGCGGCACGAAGAACCTGTTCGCGGTCGGCCAGGACATATCGGTCGACGACGTGCGGGCGAACCTCGAACCGGTCCCGGCCGACAAGTACCGACTCCTGAAGGTCGACACGGAGGTCGAGATTCGATCCTTCGTTGATTCGCATCCGGGCGTGACGTACGAACGCGGGTCGTGCTACTACCAGTTGGGCACCCGGGTTCAGGTTCAGCCCGACAAGGAAGTCATCGTGGTCGAGAAGGACACTGACCGCGCATACACGGGCGACGCGGCACGCAGTCTGCTGTTCGGCACGGGTGTCCAGGGCACCGTCTCCGTGAAGGCGGGGCGCAATCCCAAGTTGGAGGTATACGTGCAGAGCCGTTCGGTGAACAGGAAGCTCAAGCCGAAGACGCGTCTGCTCATCATGCTCTGA